One genomic window of Halorhabdus sp. CBA1104 includes the following:
- a CDS encoding GTPBP1 family GTP-binding protein — MHSDRAVLEGAIERGEREGGSVEFKERLTRDLHSTDGRLESLAAQLRHRVLSGDGEATYVVGVTDEGTIAGIDPDAFSESMDVLSLLAEEAGAHIADVETWGVDSAGNAIRGQTGQRGIVGVATIREGAVLEDDEHIVIGTAGHVDHGKSTLVGSLVTGQPDDGQGGTRSFLDVQPHEVERGLSADLSYGVYGFDDDGPVRMDNPDRKTDRARVVEEADRLVSFVDTVGHEPWLRTTIRGLVGQKLDYGLLTVAADDGPTKTTREHLGILLATDLPTIVAITKADLVDDKRVAAVEREVEGLLRDVEKTPLVIDRHGVEAAVEEISETVVPVVRTSAVTLDGLDTLDELFERLPKTGGDETAQFRMYVDRSYNVTGVGAVASGTINAGRVEAGEELLLGPMADGSFREVEARSIEMHYHRVEEARAGRIVGIALKGVEQQDVERGTVLLPREADPQPVREFEAEVMVLNHPTRIGEGYEPVVHLETISEAAAFYPEGGQLLPGDSGRARVRFKFRPYLVEEGQRFVFREGRSKGVGTVTDVTGVE; from the coding sequence ATGCATTCCGACCGGGCCGTCCTCGAAGGCGCGATCGAGCGTGGCGAGCGGGAGGGCGGCAGCGTCGAGTTCAAAGAACGGCTCACGCGGGATCTCCACTCGACCGACGGCCGATTGGAAAGTCTGGCCGCACAACTCCGCCATCGCGTACTCTCTGGTGATGGCGAAGCAACCTACGTCGTCGGTGTCACCGACGAGGGGACTATCGCAGGCATCGACCCCGACGCCTTTTCGGAGTCGATGGACGTGCTCTCTCTGTTGGCCGAAGAGGCCGGCGCCCACATCGCGGACGTCGAGACCTGGGGGGTCGACAGCGCGGGCAACGCGATCCGGGGCCAGACCGGCCAGCGGGGCATCGTCGGGGTCGCGACGATCCGTGAGGGCGCGGTCTTAGAAGACGACGAGCACATCGTCATCGGGACGGCCGGCCACGTCGACCACGGCAAGTCGACGCTCGTCGGCTCGCTCGTCACCGGCCAGCCGGACGACGGCCAGGGCGGGACGCGATCCTTCCTGGATGTCCAGCCCCACGAGGTCGAACGCGGCCTTTCGGCAGACCTCTCGTATGGCGTCTACGGATTCGACGACGACGGCCCGGTCCGGATGGACAACCCGGACCGGAAAACGGATCGTGCCCGTGTCGTCGAGGAGGCCGATCGCCTCGTGAGCTTCGTCGACACTGTCGGCCACGAGCCGTGGCTCCGGACGACCATCCGCGGGCTCGTCGGCCAGAAACTCGACTACGGACTTTTGACTGTCGCCGCGGACGACGGGCCGACGAAGACGACCCGTGAACACCTGGGTATCCTGCTGGCGACCGATCTCCCGACGATCGTCGCGATCACGAAGGCCGATCTGGTCGATGACAAACGCGTCGCTGCGGTCGAACGCGAGGTCGAGGGACTACTGCGGGACGTCGAGAAGACGCCTCTGGTAATCGACCGCCACGGGGTCGAGGCCGCCGTCGAAGAGATTTCCGAGACCGTCGTGCCGGTGGTCCGGACCAGCGCCGTCACGCTGGACGGACTCGACACGCTGGACGAACTCTTCGAGCGCTTGCCAAAGACCGGCGGCGACGAGACCGCCCAGTTCCGGATGTACGTCGACCGCTCTTACAACGTCACCGGCGTCGGTGCGGTCGCCTCGGGGACCATCAACGCCGGGCGCGTCGAGGCCGGTGAGGAACTCCTGCTCGGCCCGATGGCCGACGGCTCGTTCCGGGAGGTCGAGGCCCGGAGTATCGAAATGCACTATCATCGCGTCGAGGAAGCACGGGCCGGCCGCATCGTCGGGATCGCACTGAAAGGTGTCGAACAGCAGGACGTTGAGCGTGGGACGGTGCTCCTCCCACGCGAGGCCGACCCCCAGCCGGTCCGGGAGTTCGAGGCCGAAGTGATGGTGCTCAATCACCCGACGCGGATCGGCGAGGGCTACGAGCCCGTGGTGCATCTGGAGACCATCAGCGAGGCCGCCGCGTTCTACCCCGAGGGCGGGCAACTCCTGCCGGGCGACAGCGGGCGTGCGCGCGTTCGGTTCAAGTTCCGGCCGTATCTCGTCGAGGAAGGCCAGCGGTTCGTCTTCCGGGAAGGGCGCTCGAAGGGCGTCGGGACGGTAACGGACGTGACCGGCGTGGAGTGA
- a CDS encoding HAD family hydrolase: MTVDAVLFDLDDTLCEYARPASDVLTAAFERVGVEPLFAVEDYYQRFGEFVVTGDDIQDVRQRCFSTFAEESGLDDDVGRAIAEAFTAERDQTNVRFLPGAETAFERMIDRYPVGIVTNGDPWMQSQKLAGLGLDDRVETVVHGGHDAPYKPDPEPFDVALDALGIDHDRTVHVGNSLESDVAGAHNAGITSVWLDGDSDSEPDPVPDYRVESMHEVADEPWK; encoded by the coding sequence ATGACTGTCGATGCCGTCCTGTTCGATCTGGACGACACGCTCTGTGAATACGCCCGCCCCGCCAGTGATGTACTGACTGCAGCCTTCGAGCGAGTGGGCGTCGAGCCGTTGTTCGCAGTCGAAGACTACTACCAGCGCTTCGGGGAGTTCGTCGTCACTGGCGACGACATCCAGGACGTCCGCCAACGATGTTTCAGCACCTTCGCCGAGGAATCGGGACTGGATGACGACGTGGGCCGGGCCATCGCCGAGGCCTTCACAGCGGAGCGCGACCAGACGAACGTCCGATTTCTCCCGGGTGCGGAAACCGCCTTCGAGCGGATGATCGACCGCTATCCGGTCGGGATCGTCACCAACGGCGACCCGTGGATGCAGTCCCAGAAACTCGCCGGCCTGGGGCTCGACGACCGGGTGGAGACGGTCGTCCACGGCGGCCACGACGCCCCGTACAAGCCCGATCCCGAGCCGTTCGACGTCGCACTGGATGCACTCGGCATCGATCACGACCGGACCGTCCATGTCGGGAACTCCCTGGAGAGTGACGTGGCGGGCGCACACAACGCCGGCATCACGTCGGTGTGGCTCGACGGCGACAGCGACAGCGAACCGGATCCAGTGCCGGACTATCGCGTCGAATCGATGCACGAAGTTGCCGACGAACCCTGGAAGTAA
- the mch gene encoding methenyltetrahydromethanopterin cyclohydrolase has protein sequence MDQLNRMATELVDEAIDFADELGIVEYRLDNDTTVLDFGVTHPGGVEAGLMLSEIQTGGLASVTSRLQAVGDATLPHVEVTTDHPSLALLCSQKSGWELATEDFEGLGSGPARALVAEEDVFDRLGYAEAFDFGVLAVESDSTPTEAAATQVAEYAGIGESSVFLPTYATASITGSVSAAARAGELAVYRLFELGYDPADIHSVSGFAPVAPVADSESAAMARTNDALAYGSEVHVTVESTFDRFEEVPSTANDDYGQPFEEIFETAEWDFEELPATVFGPAQVTIDVIGGETTTYGETNEELLVESFGV, from the coding sequence ATGGACCAGCTCAACCGGATGGCCACGGAACTGGTCGACGAGGCCATCGACTTCGCCGACGAACTCGGCATCGTGGAGTATCGCCTGGACAACGACACGACTGTGCTGGATTTCGGCGTTACCCACCCGGGCGGCGTCGAAGCGGGACTGATGCTTTCGGAGATCCAGACAGGGGGGCTGGCCTCTGTCACCTCGCGACTACAGGCGGTCGGCGACGCGACGTTGCCCCATGTTGAAGTAACAACCGACCACCCATCGCTGGCGCTGCTCTGTTCACAGAAGAGTGGCTGGGAACTCGCCACCGAGGACTTCGAGGGGCTGGGCAGTGGTCCCGCACGCGCGCTGGTCGCCGAGGAAGACGTCTTCGACCGGCTCGGGTACGCCGAGGCGTTCGACTTTGGCGTGTTGGCTGTCGAATCCGATTCGACACCGACTGAGGCGGCAGCCACGCAGGTAGCCGAGTACGCCGGGATCGGCGAGAGTAGCGTCTTTCTGCCGACCTACGCGACGGCGTCGATCACGGGCAGCGTCTCGGCGGCTGCCCGCGCAGGCGAACTCGCCGTCTATCGGTTGTTCGAGCTGGGATACGATCCGGCAGACATCCACTCGGTATCTGGATTCGCACCAGTCGCACCTGTCGCCGACAGCGAGTCGGCCGCGATGGCCCGCACGAACGACGCGCTGGCCTACGGCAGCGAGGTCCACGTGACCGTCGAGTCGACGTTCGACCGCTTCGAGGAGGTACCCTCGACGGCGAACGACGACTACGGGCAACCGTTCGAGGAAATCTTCGAGACGGCCGAGTGGGACTTCGAGGAGTTGCCGGCGACTGTCTTCGGCCCGGCACAGGTAACGATCGACGTGATCGGCGGCGAAACGACGACCTACGGCGAGACGAACGAAGAGCTACTCGTCGAGAGTTTCGGCGTGTAA
- a CDS encoding thiamine-binding protein, which yields MTAFGFLSVAPVIEESMSGEVAKAVAAIEEHDVGYQTTPMGTIIEAEDPADLFAAAADAHAAVDADRVETFLKIDDKRAVEQAAGQKVESVAEELGHEPEQDFEA from the coding sequence ATGACAGCGTTCGGATTCCTGAGCGTGGCACCGGTCATCGAGGAGAGCATGTCCGGCGAAGTCGCCAAGGCGGTCGCAGCGATCGAAGAGCACGACGTCGGCTACCAGACGACGCCGATGGGCACGATCATCGAGGCCGAAGATCCGGCTGATCTCTTTGCGGCCGCGGCGGATGCTCACGCCGCAGTCGATGCCGACCGCGTCGAGACGTTTCTCAAGATCGACGACAAGCGCGCGGTCGAACAGGCTGCCGGGCAGAAAGTCGAGTCCGTCGCCGAGGAACTGGGTCACGAGCCAGAGCAGGATTTCGAGGCCTGA
- a CDS encoding YqjF family protein, protein MAPGQSLPDLLTMRWRDVYFAHWPVDPAVVEPTIPDGLTVDTFDEQAWLGIVGFRMADIRPRFAPIGRSFHELNLRTYVRHEDSPGVYFYTLDADDRLGVKIARRLFALPYYRAKMTARERNGETRFRSERAHPEAPPAAFDATFDPQGEPGTVDSVTLEAFLVERYRFFTERRDSIAVGEITHEPWPLQNADAAIRENTLFEASGFEAPAGDPHLRYSPGIDVTAGWIHAV, encoded by the coding sequence ATGGCACCCGGACAGAGCTTGCCTGACCTGCTTACGATGCGATGGCGTGACGTGTACTTCGCCCACTGGCCAGTCGACCCGGCCGTCGTGGAACCGACGATCCCGGACGGCCTGACAGTGGACACCTTCGACGAGCAGGCCTGGCTGGGGATCGTCGGCTTCCGGATGGCCGATATCCGGCCCCGGTTTGCGCCGATCGGTCGCTCGTTTCACGAACTCAACCTTCGGACGTACGTCCGCCACGAGGACAGCCCGGGCGTGTACTTCTACACCCTCGACGCCGACGACCGTCTCGGAGTGAAGATCGCCCGTCGGTTGTTCGCCCTGCCGTACTATCGCGCGAAGATGACCGCCCGCGAACGTAACGGTGAAACCCGGTTTCGCAGCGAGCGCGCTCACCCTGAAGCCCCGCCCGCCGCATTCGACGCCACGTTCGACCCACAGGGCGAGCCCGGAACGGTCGATTCTGTGACCCTCGAAGCCTTTCTCGTCGAACGATACCGCTTTTTCACCGAACGGCGTGACTCGATCGCCGTCGGCGAAATCACTCACGAACCTTGGCCACTCCAGAACGCTGACGCGGCGATCCGGGAGAACACCCTCTTCGAAGCGTCGGGATTCGAAGCGCCCGCCGGGGATCCACACCTGCGGTACAGTCCGGGCATCGACGTGACAGCAGGATGGATACATGCGGTGTGA
- a CDS encoding 50S ribosomal protein L3 — translation MPQPNRPRKGSLAYSPRKRATSETPRFNSWPDDEGQPGTQGFAGYKAGMSHVVLINDEPDSPREGMEETVPVTVVETPPMRAVALRAYEDTPYGLRPLTEVWTDEFHPDLDRAIDLPEDQDGDATEEQIREALDAGRLGDVRLITHTVPGELSSVPKNEPDVMETRVGGGSLEDRLDHGLELVGESGEHALTDVFRAGEYADVAGVTKGKGTQGPVKRWGVQKRKGKHARQGWRRRIGNLGPWNPSRVRSTVPQQGQTGYHQRTELNKRLIDIGDDEVTPDGGFVNYGEVDGDYALVKGSVPGPEGRLVRLRPAVRPNDQPRLDPEVRYVSTESNQG, via the coding sequence ATGCCACAACCAAACAGACCACGCAAAGGCTCGCTGGCCTACAGTCCGCGCAAGCGCGCGACCAGTGAGACGCCGCGGTTCAACAGTTGGCCCGACGACGAGGGGCAACCGGGAACGCAGGGCTTTGCCGGCTACAAGGCCGGCATGAGCCACGTCGTCCTCATCAACGACGAACCCGACTCACCGCGGGAGGGCATGGAAGAAACCGTGCCCGTCACGGTCGTCGAGACGCCGCCAATGCGGGCGGTGGCTCTGCGAGCCTACGAGGATACGCCGTACGGCCTGCGTCCGCTGACGGAGGTCTGGACCGACGAGTTCCATCCGGATCTCGATCGGGCCATCGACCTTCCCGAGGACCAGGACGGCGACGCCACAGAAGAACAGATTCGCGAGGCACTCGACGCGGGACGCCTCGGGGACGTGCGCCTCATTACGCACACGGTCCCGGGCGAACTGTCGAGCGTGCCAAAGAACGAACCGGACGTCATGGAGACGCGCGTCGGCGGTGGCAGTCTCGAAGACCGCCTCGACCACGGGCTCGAGCTCGTTGGCGAGAGCGGCGAGCACGCCCTGACCGACGTCTTCCGCGCCGGCGAGTACGCCGACGTCGCGGGCGTCACCAAGGGCAAGGGCACCCAGGGTCCCGTCAAGCGCTGGGGCGTCCAAAAACGGAAGGGCAAACACGCCCGCCAGGGCTGGCGCCGACGCATCGGCAACCTGGGTCCGTGGAACCCATCGCGGGTTCGCTCGACGGTGCCCCAGCAGGGCCAGACTGGCTACCACCAGCGTACGGAGCTGAACAAGCGCCTCATCGACATCGGCGACGACGAGGTCACCCCCGACGGTGGCTTCGTCAACTACGGCGAGGTCGACGGGGACTACGCGCTGGTGAAAGGGTCGGTTCCCGGCCCCGAGGGTCGCCTCGTTCGCCTGCGCCCGGCCGTCCGGCCGAACGACCAGCCGCGTCTCGACCCCGAGGTGCGGTACGTCTCTACGGAGTCTAATCAGGGGTGA
- the rpl4p gene encoding 50S ribosomal protein L4, producing MQATLHDLDGDADGEVELPDVFETPYRPDLIKSAVLAAQANRKQAYGADDYAGMRTPAESQGSGRGMAHVPQQDGRARRVPQTVGGRPAHPPKEEKDQAPAINDKERKQAVRSAIAATTDADLVAERGHEFDDEADLPLIVSDAFEDLQKTQAVVDVLESLGVHADIERADDATVRAGQGTTRGRKYRRPTSILFVTSEEPSKAARNLAGADVTTAREVNAEDLAPGATAGRLTVWTESALAEVADR from the coding sequence ATGCAGGCAACACTACACGACCTGGACGGCGACGCTGACGGCGAGGTCGAGCTGCCGGACGTCTTCGAGACGCCCTACCGGCCCGATCTCATCAAGTCGGCGGTGCTTGCCGCCCAGGCCAACCGGAAACAGGCATACGGTGCAGACGACTACGCGGGGATGCGAACGCCCGCAGAATCGCAAGGGAGCGGCCGCGGTATGGCACACGTCCCACAGCAGGACGGCCGTGCCAGGCGCGTCCCCCAGACCGTCGGTGGTCGCCCCGCACACCCGCCCAAAGAAGAGAAAGATCAGGCGCCCGCGATCAACGACAAGGAGCGCAAGCAGGCCGTTCGGTCGGCGATCGCGGCGACTACTGACGCGGATCTCGTCGCCGAGCGCGGTCACGAATTCGACGACGAGGCCGACTTGCCGCTGATCGTCAGTGACGCCTTCGAGGACCTCCAGAAGACCCAGGCGGTCGTCGACGTCCTCGAAAGCCTCGGTGTTCACGCGGACATCGAGCGAGCCGACGACGCGACCGTCCGGGCCGGCCAGGGGACGACCCGCGGCCGGAAGTACCGACGGCCGACGTCGATTCTGTTCGTCACGAGCGAGGAACCGTCGAAGGCCGCCCGCAATCTCGCGGGCGCGGACGTCACGACCGCACGCGAGGTCAACGCTGAAGACCTCGCGCCCGGCGCGACGGCCGGTCGCCTCACAGTTTGGACCGAGAGTGCCCTCGCGGAGGTGGCCGACCGATGA
- a CDS encoding 50S ribosomal protein L23, whose protein sequence is MTDPINVIEHPHVTEKAMDKMDFENALQFIVALDATKDDVTEAVETQFDVTVENVNTQVTMNGNKKAEVRLSEADDAEEVASRIGVF, encoded by the coding sequence ATGACTGATCCGATCAACGTCATCGAGCACCCACACGTCACCGAGAAGGCGATGGACAAGATGGACTTCGAGAACGCCTTGCAGTTCATCGTCGCACTCGACGCCACCAAAGACGACGTGACCGAGGCGGTCGAAACGCAGTTCGACGTGACCGTCGAGAACGTGAACACACAGGTCACCATGAACGGCAACAAGAAGGCAGAGGTTCGGCTTTCCGAGGCGGACGACGCCGAGGAAGTCGCCTCTCGAATTGGGGTGTTCTAA
- a CDS encoding 50S ribosomal protein L2 — MGRRIQGQRRGRGTPTFRAPSHRYKAELSHRSTEATEGDLVAGTVVDIEHDPARSAPLAAVEFEDGDQRLVLAPEGVGVGDEIQVGVSASIEPGNTLPLAEIPEGIQICNVEAQPGDGGKFARASGVSAQLMAHDRSVAVVQLPSDEVRRLDPDCRATIGVVAGGGRTEKPMVKAGNKYHKMKSRGTKWPRVRGVAMNAVDHPFGGGGRQHPGKPKSISRDAPPGRKVGDISSRRTGRGGDE; from the coding sequence ATGGGACGACGCATTCAGGGACAACGACGCGGTCGCGGGACGCCCACGTTCCGGGCACCCTCTCACCGCTACAAGGCGGAACTCTCGCATCGGAGCACCGAAGCCACCGAGGGCGACCTCGTCGCGGGCACGGTCGTCGACATCGAACACGACCCCGCCCGCTCGGCGCCGCTTGCGGCCGTCGAGTTCGAGGACGGCGACCAGCGACTCGTCCTCGCGCCGGAAGGCGTCGGCGTCGGTGACGAGATCCAGGTCGGCGTCTCGGCTTCGATCGAGCCTGGCAACACGCTCCCGCTGGCTGAGATCCCGGAGGGTATTCAGATCTGCAACGTCGAGGCACAGCCGGGCGACGGCGGCAAGTTCGCCCGTGCCTCCGGTGTCTCGGCACAACTGATGGCACACGACCGTTCGGTTGCGGTTGTCCAGTTGCCAAGCGACGAGGTTCGACGGCTGGATCCGGATTGTCGGGCGACGATCGGCGTGGTGGCCGGCGGTGGCCGCACGGAGAAGCCGATGGTCAAGGCCGGCAACAAATATCACAAGATGAAGTCTCGCGGGACGAAGTGGCCGCGGGTTCGCGGGGTCGCGATGAACGCCGTCGACCACCCGTTCGGTGGTGGCGGCCGCCAGCACCCCGGGAAACCGAAGTCCATCTCGCGGGACGCCCCGCCGGGCCGGAAGGTGGGCGACATCTCCTCGCGACGCACCGGCCGAGGTGGTGACGAATGA
- a CDS encoding 30S ribosomal protein S19 — protein sequence MSSSDYQIGHEGEFTYRGHTLEELQEMDVEEVAELLPARQRRSIKRGLSYEKEQLLEAAREAGEEETANNPIRTHLRDMPILPEFVGITFAVHNGESFERVNVEPEMLGHYLGEFQLTRTSVEHGQAGIGATRSSKFVPLK from the coding sequence ATGAGTTCTAGTGATTACCAGATCGGCCACGAAGGCGAGTTTACCTACCGTGGTCATACGCTCGAGGAGTTGCAGGAGATGGACGTTGAGGAAGTCGCGGAACTGTTGCCCGCACGCCAGCGGCGAAGTATCAAACGCGGCCTGTCCTACGAGAAAGAACAGCTGCTCGAAGCGGCCCGTGAGGCCGGCGAGGAGGAGACGGCAAACAACCCGATCAGGACCCACCTGCGGGATATGCCGATTCTCCCCGAGTTCGTCGGGATCACGTTCGCGGTCCACAACGGCGAGAGCTTCGAGCGCGTGAACGTCGAGCCGGAGATGCTCGGCCACTACCTGGGCGAGTTCCAGCTCACGCGCACGAGCGTCGAGCACGGACAGGCCGGGATCGGGGCGACCCGTTCCTCGAAGTTCGTGCCCCTCAAGTAA
- a CDS encoding 50S ribosomal protein L22, with amino-acid sequence MGISYSVDADPERTAKAMLRERQMSHKHSKAIAREIKGMTAEDAVAYLEDVIEGAQSVPFKSHNSGVGHRKDIEGWDAGRFPEKASEAFLDLLENAIGNAEYAGMDGDSMEIMHVAAHKVGEQRGRQPRAMGRANEWNTPEVDVELILVEPDAEGDA; translated from the coding sequence ATGGGAATCAGCTACTCAGTCGACGCGGATCCGGAGCGGACGGCGAAAGCGATGCTCCGGGAGCGTCAGATGAGCCACAAGCACAGCAAGGCCATCGCCCGGGAGATCAAGGGCATGACCGCAGAGGACGCGGTCGCCTACCTCGAGGACGTCATCGAGGGCGCCCAATCAGTGCCGTTTAAATCCCACAACTCGGGCGTCGGCCACCGGAAGGACATCGAGGGTTGGGACGCCGGCCGCTTTCCCGAGAAAGCCAGCGAGGCGTTCCTCGATCTGCTCGAGAACGCCATCGGCAACGCCGAATACGCGGGTATGGACGGCGACTCGATGGAGATCATGCACGTCGCCGCCCACAAGGTCGGCGAACAGCGTGGTCGCCAGCCCCGTGCGATGGGCCGAGCCAACGAGTGGAACACGCCGGAGGTCGACGTCGAGTTGATCCTGGTCGAACCCGACGCGGAGGGTGATGCCTGA
- a CDS encoding 30S ribosomal protein S3, with protein MADELQFIEDGLQRTQIDEFFEDELGRAGYGGMEVAKTPMGTQIVLKAEKPGMVIGKGGKNIRKITTTLEEEFGLEDPQVDVQEVEEPDLNARIVADRLANALERGWYFRKAGHTTIDRIMEAGAKGAEIVLSGKVTGARSRVEKFNRGYIKHNGEPAEDIVDHGQGVAVMKLGTIGVDVKIIPPEAELPDDFEIYEDVDVSEYVEDVEGDSVEELLSGEPEEGEDDASATAADAEATAEEATPDEEIVEEADEAEEFDDVDVPDDSGVEEDLDELESAVDEELDEETEQEAEELLDEMDDEDTEGDAE; from the coding sequence ATGGCCGACGAACTGCAGTTCATCGAGGATGGCCTCCAGCGCACCCAGATCGACGAGTTCTTCGAAGACGAACTCGGTCGGGCCGGCTACGGCGGCATGGAAGTCGCCAAGACGCCGATGGGGACTCAGATCGTCCTCAAGGCCGAGAAACCCGGTATGGTGATCGGCAAGGGTGGGAAGAACATCCGCAAGATCACCACGACCTTAGAAGAGGAGTTCGGTCTCGAAGATCCGCAGGTCGACGTTCAGGAAGTCGAGGAACCCGACCTCAACGCCCGGATCGTCGCCGACCGCCTGGCTAACGCCCTCGAACGCGGTTGGTACTTCCGGAAGGCCGGTCACACCACGATCGACCGGATCATGGAGGCCGGCGCGAAGGGTGCCGAGATCGTCCTCTCGGGGAAGGTCACGGGTGCACGCTCACGCGTGGAGAAGTTCAACCGTGGCTACATCAAGCACAACGGCGAACCTGCCGAGGACATTGTCGACCACGGCCAGGGTGTCGCCGTCATGAAGCTTGGCACCATCGGTGTGGATGTCAAGATCATTCCGCCGGAGGCCGAGCTGCCCGACGACTTCGAGATCTACGAGGACGTCGACGTCAGCGAGTACGTCGAGGATGTCGAGGGCGACTCCGTCGAGGAGTTGCTGTCCGGCGAGCCCGAGGAGGGCGAGGACGACGCGTCGGCGACCGCAGCGGACGCCGAGGCGACGGCCGAGGAAGCGACGCCTGACGAGGAGATCGTCGAAGAAGCCGACGAGGCCGAGGAATTCGACGACGTCGATGTCCCGGACGATTCGGGTGTCGAGGAAGACCTCGACGAACTCGAGTCGGCCGTCGACGAGGAACTCGACGAGGAGACCGAACAAGAAGCCGAGGAACTCCTCGACGAAATGGACGACGAAGACACGGAGGGTGATGCCGAATGA
- the rpmC gene encoding 50S ribosomal protein L29, protein MTILHPEEIRDMTAAEREAELEDLQTELLNARAVQAAGGAPENPGRIKEIRKAIARIKTIENEDSEAETASEGTA, encoded by the coding sequence ATGACGATCCTCCATCCCGAGGAGATCCGCGACATGACGGCGGCCGAGCGAGAGGCCGAACTCGAGGACCTCCAGACGGAACTGCTGAATGCCCGCGCCGTCCAGGCGGCGGGTGGTGCCCCGGAGAACCCGGGCCGCATCAAGGAGATCCGCAAGGCAATAGCGCGGATCAAGACGATCGAAAACGAAGACAGTGAGGCCGAGACGGCCTCAGAAGGAACAGCGTAA
- a CDS encoding ribonuclease P protein component 1: protein MPRTPATLARHELLGLAARVSDAADPGLVGIDGTVVAESTNTVSIEHGGRTWQVPKAGATFAFDLPGDAGASPDAGEPVTVAVDGERLIARPARRTERRGESTWR from the coding sequence ATGCCACGCACACCCGCCACCCTGGCTCGCCACGAACTGCTCGGGCTCGCCGCTCGCGTCAGCGATGCGGCCGATCCTGGGCTCGTGGGTATCGACGGTACGGTCGTCGCCGAGTCGACCAACACCGTCTCGATCGAGCACGGTGGGCGGACGTGGCAGGTTCCCAAGGCCGGCGCGACGTTCGCGTTCGACCTGCCCGGCGACGCGGGGGCCAGCCCAGATGCGGGCGAACCCGTTACCGTCGCCGTCGATGGGGAGCGATTGATCGCTCGCCCGGCCAGACGGACCGAACGCAGAGGTGAATCCACATGGCGCTAG
- a CDS encoding 30S ribosomal protein S17 produces MALGLNVRQPDATCDDQNCPFHGTLSVRGQTIEGTVASTDMDKTVVVEREYDVPVPKYDRLMKRRSRIPAHAPPCVDLAEGDTVTIAETRPLSKTKSHVVVEKHGGAD; encoded by the coding sequence ATGGCGCTAGGACTGAACGTACGACAACCGGATGCGACCTGCGACGATCAAAACTGCCCGTTCCACGGAACCCTTTCCGTGCGGGGACAGACGATCGAAGGCACCGTCGCGTCCACAGATATGGACAAGACCGTCGTCGTCGAGCGCGAGTACGACGTACCCGTGCCGAAGTATGACCGCCTGATGAAACGGCGGAGTCGGATTCCAGCCCACGCACCCCCGTGCGTGGACCTGGCGGAAGGCGACACGGTCACGATTGCAGAGACCCGACCACTCTCGAAGACGAAGTCTCACGTAGTGGTCGAGAAACACGGAGGTGCGGACTGA
- a CDS encoding 50S ribosomal protein L14, with amino-acid sequence MEALNADVTQGLEKGSLITCADNTGARELKVISVAGYSGTKNRHPKAGIGEKITVSVTKGTPEMRRQVLEAVVVRQRKPIRRPDGQRVKFEDNAAVIVDENEDPRGTEIKGPIAREVAERFGSIASTATMIV; translated from the coding sequence ATGGAAGCCCTCAATGCCGACGTCACCCAGGGCTTAGAGAAAGGCTCGCTGATCACGTGTGCCGACAACACGGGCGCACGTGAACTCAAAGTCATCAGCGTTGCTGGCTACTCCGGGACCAAAAACCGCCACCCGAAGGCGGGAATCGGTGAAAAGATCACTGTTTCGGTGACCAAGGGCACGCCGGAGATGCGCCGCCAGGTCCTCGAAGCAGTGGTCGTTCGTCAGCGCAAGCCGATCCGGCGACCGGACGGCCAGCGCGTGAAGTTCGAAGACAACGCGGCGGTCATCGTCGACGAGAACGAAGACCCCCGCGGCACCGAGATCAAGGGCCCGATTGCCCGCGAGGTGGCCGAACGCTTTGGCTCCATCGCCTCGACTGCTACGATGATCGTCTAG